The following are from one region of the Oncorhynchus masou masou isolate Uvic2021 chromosome 24, UVic_Omas_1.1, whole genome shotgun sequence genome:
- the LOC135512124 gene encoding sericin-1-like isoform X2 — MLTGGSGCSMLTAGSGCSMLTGGSGCSMLTGGSCCSMQTGGSGCSMQTGGSGCSMQTGGSGCSMQTGGSGCSMQTGGSGYSMLTGGSGCSMQTGSSGCSMQTGSSGSAGQAGDSGSAEQAGDSGSAVEEEGSGSAGQARRTVGLMRGAGTGGTGPRTRTGSLVRGAATGGLMCGGGTGWTGP; from the coding sequence atgctgactggcggctctggctgctccatgctgactgccggctctggctgctccatgctgactggcggctctggctgctccatgctgactggtggctcttgctgctccatgcagactggcggctctggctgctccatgcagactggcggctctggctgctccatgcagactggcggctctggctgctccatgcagactggcggctctggctgctccatgcagaccggcggctctggctactccatgctgaccggcggctctggctgctccatgcagactggcagctctggctgctccatgcagactggcagctctggcagcgctggacaggcgggagactccggcagcgctgaacaggcgggagactccggcagcgctgtagaggaggaaggctctggcagcgctggacaggcgaggcgcactgtaggcctgatgcgtggtgctggcactggtggtactgggccgaggacacgtacaggaagcctggtgcggggagctgccaccggagggctgatgtgtggaggtggcacaggatggaccggaccgtga
- the LOC135512124 gene encoding uncharacterized protein LOC135512124 isoform X1, translating into MIADFRKQQREHPPIHIDRTVVERVVSFKFLGVHITDKLNWSTHTDSVVKKVQQRLFNLRRLKKFVLSPKALTNIYRCTIESILSGCITAWYGNCSAHKRKALQRVVRSAQRITGGKLPALQDTHTTRCHRKAIKIIKDNNHLSHCLFIPLSSRRRGQYRCIKAGTERLKNFYLMAIRLLNSHH; encoded by the coding sequence atgattgcagacttcaggaaacagcagagggagcacccccctatccacatcgacaggacagtagtggagagggtagtaagttttaagttcctcggcgtacacatcacggacaaactgaattggtccacccacacagacagcgttgtgaagaaagtgcagcagcgcctcttcaacctcaggaggctgaagaaatttgtcttgtcaccaaaagcactcacaaacatctacagatgcacaatcgagagcatcctgtcgggctgtatcaccgcctggtacggcaactgctccgcccacaaacgtaaggctctccagagggtagtgaggtctgcacaacgcatcaccgggggcaaactacctgccctccaggacacccacaccacccgatgtcacaggaaggccataaagatcatcaaggacaacaaccacctgagccactgcctgttcatcccgctatcatccagaaggcgaggtcagtacaggtgcatcaaagcagggaccgagagactgaaaaacttctatctcatggccatcagactgttaaacagccaccactaa